TGGTGCTGTCCCCCTATCTGTAATACATGTGATGCTGATTAAACCAGCACAACGACATGTCTGTTTGAGTTCTCTGATTTGTTCAGGTTTCATTTCAATGTAGTGATCGACTTTGTTTCAATAATAGCAGAACTGATTGGGGTGTATTAGATTCACAGGCAAACAGATGTTAATTCCCAGAGTCCAGGCTGCTCTGACATCCTGTGATCTTGAGCAGTGGGAGTAAGTTAGTGGTGAACCtgctgctggggggggggggtgcagtgaTTTACAGTTCACTGGATCTCAGGACACAGGAGGAAGCATTTAAGTTTGACACTCTTAAGGAAAAAGGAGACAATCAAGACTGTGACTTGAGTTTTCTTCCTTATTTCATTCATCTCTATGTAAAGTGACTGAGAGTCTAACCCCGACAGAATATCTGAGGAGATTGAAAAAGGTATGTTGATTGATATGATGatgactgtgaaaatgtattagaCAGTTTTACCTGTCGTCTGGAAGGGAatggacacacagagacaatggaaaaacatacacatgcacatttactgtaaatgtaaGATTTATTTCTGGTCTTttagaaaacattgtgtttggCCTTTTGTTGTAACAACGCTCtacattttcacttattttaaCAAATGCTTGGCAATAACTTATTCTGATTTAGTTTCTGATGTGGCTGCATTGAAAACAATCTGCAACACACCTGTAGTGTTTCTAATTCAAAGTCTTAAAGTTGGTGTTttcaaagaaatgtgaataaaaagttagtgtagaaatagaaaaaatgaaaaatggttcacaaaatgaatcacacaaaaattaaaagatgtttaaatatcAGTTCATTTATGAAAGGTTGTGCTTTAAAGATATGGTTGTAAAATGCTAAAGCTATCTTGCTTGTATATATCGCTTCTATATAGGGGCTATGCTTCTATAATGCATTTTTTCAGACTTGACTTTAAAACCGTATATCATTTTTTTAGCTGACAAGAGGCATTCAACCATGTCTGAGGGGTAagtaataatattttttgattattttaaaatcaatgaatCATTAAAATTGTAAAATTGTTGTGATCCTTAACTTTTCCATGATGTCATTATTCACTCTTGTAtccttatttctttcttttccatatCTCAATTTCTTCTACAGACCTGTAAGTTATTCTTATTACTCCATATCTGAggatttcttttattattatttaacgTTCAAACCATGTGGGTCTTTTTATATATCTGTTGGTTCAATACGTTTTCATCTTCTGCCTCTTACGTAGAAAAAATCAAAGATCTCTGCCTCTCGCAGACTGGCTCTAAAGGTACTGTCTCTGTATTACAACATCATCTCTGTGTCCATCTGACCGATGACAATGTAGATGATTTAGCAATAAATCACACAATCCACATGTCAACAAAATGTGCCACTAAAACTGTGTCTGTCTTTCCTAATTCTAGACCAAACTGCTGAAGATGGCGACGGTGATgttggagaaggagaaggaggagaagaaactgGAGAAAGAAGGTGCTCTGAGTAAGAGAGTCCCTTCTCTCCAGCTGTCTGATTTGTCCCTGCAGGACCTTCAGGTATGTTCAGGTCACTGCACAGGCCGCAAATCGTACGTACCACAATGAAACAACGTGAATGAAATGCAGCCCTCTAGATGCCAGGCATACAGTATGTTCACATGCAGGAGGTGCAGAACAGGGGCTGTGATGTCTGCATTTTAACTACTCAGACAAAAGTTCAAGGAAATAGTAACCCCCACTAACACATCAAATATTACTGAGCATATTAAATATGTAACCTGACACATGCAGCAGTAACAGAAGACTTTCAATACATTTGATCCTCATCTCTGTCCATAGGCTGTGTGCAAAGACCTGCACCATAAGATCGATGTGGTAGATGATGAGCGCTACGACATTGAAGCTAAGGTGGTGAAAAATAACAAGGAGGTACGTTTTCTTTCACATTCGTTCAGTTTTGGATTGGTTTGAAGACTTTCGGAATCTTTTTTTCAGAATACCaatttttgaatttattttaaattgtgatCTTTTCATCCATTCATATGCTTTACCTTGCATTTCTACTTGTTAACCGCAGCTTGAGAATCTGGCTCTGAAGATCTTTGAGCTGAAGGGCAAGATGAAGCGGCCCGCTCTGAAGAGGGTGAAGATCTCAGCCGACGCCATGCTGGGAGCTCTGCTGGGCTCCAAGGTGAAAGAGTCTGTGGACTTCAAGGCCAACCTCAAGACtgtgaagaaggaggaggagaaggtgagagCGGCAAATACAGCCGAGTCATTTGCCTTGGATTATTCTGGTTTTTAAAGTTTTCCAGATGATATAAGAAgaggttaaagggatagtttaccccaaaatgaaaatgtactcattatctactcccCACTATCACTTgtaatcttttctttctcttctcagaAAGAGGAGGTGACTGACTGGCGTAAGAACGTGGAGGCCATGTCGGGTATGGAGGGCAGGAAGAAGCTGTTTAATGCAGGACAGTAGATCTGTATTTTGGGATATTTGTAATATGAATGCTCTTTTAAAATGGACAGAAATAACACGGCAAATAGTTTTTCTGCACACAATTTGCAAGCAAGTGTGAGTGTgcaatattcacatttaaaattcaattcaagattcaaaggaagtagattgtgtttattttgcatAAAAAATCCCTCATACCCACCATGGAAATCAGCATTGTGAAATGTGCTGTGTTTGATTATCTGTACATTTGCAGTGAATCCTGGTttatctaataataataaatacttctgatgaaaacacaaaactgatgCTGTACTTTTGTCTCTAAATATCTACCTTCTCATCACCTTTGTGGTGCTTAACGCAAGACTGGGATCACAAGTCAGTTGGTAGTAAAAATTCTAGGACATGGCAGTTGACAACAATAGCAGCTGAGAACAAAGTTGTTAAATCATCTTTGCAAATAAAATCAGAACTGCGAACGTCCCAAAATAAGAGAGGTCGACGGTTCAGGGCTGCAATAAACCGCTCAGTTAAAACGTCAAGGAGCCGTCAGAACACACGGTGACAATCAGCACACCAACTCCTAAATAGAAACATTCCAGACACAATTagagacacacaaaacatattgataataacataataattataaaactcTTTTAAGATTCCAACCTCACTTGCAGCcctttttacctccaccaaggaggctaTGTGTTCACCCGTCCGTTTTAAAGCAACGTTATACAAAAACTACCAAACGGATTTCCTGGAAATTTTGTGGAAGGAGGTTGTAggagtcagggaagaagccaGTCAATTTAGGTTTGGATCCAcaaatttgtttcattttattaaacatgCTCTTTCAGTGCTGGTACAAATGTCTTTGCAATGATGATTATTAGTCAGGTCAGGCAGTCAACTCAAGAGGCTCTGCTCCGTCTCCACAATAATCAACTATATCCACTCTCAAGCTGTAAATATTCACCATCTCTCTCCGGTAATGCCTCTGCTGCTATTAGAACTGCACCTGTCTTTTCagccccagcatccacctgcagGCTCCAGCAGAGAGGTTCAAATACTTGCTTATAATTTCTATGTAAATATGTTCTGCTGCGGTAattaacatttcaaacatgagTTGTCTTAATAAACTAGACACTAGGTCAGGCagcagatgaatgaatgactgatCTCTGCTTTGTTTTCGAGGTGAGCCTATTTAAAAACTCCAAAAGGACTGTAGTAATACCTGTATGTCTGTGACAGCACACGAACCCCAGCCTTCTGGTTAAAAGTCTGATGTACTACATGTCCACTCCAGCTTCCACACTCTCAGTTGCCACCTTGCTAAGAGACATTACATCCTGCAAATTGATTAATTATCAGGTGAGACGTTATCCAATGTAGACATAATTCTGAGGGAgggtttaagaaaaaaaactactggtGGTTTTATAGGAGGTAGAAGAGCCACTATTTTTGGACGTTGATCAACTGAGAATACGAGACAACTTCTGGATATCTCAGCCTCTTCTGCATCACTTCTGTCCAGTCTTTGTTCTCATCTTCTGAGAGTTCGCCAACTTCATGGAAGGTCAATGCTAAATCCTTGTGGTAGCACTTTAACGCTGTAGGTTTAAAGCAAAGCTGAGAGTCGTCTTAAGATAACATTTGTGTGAACTCCACTATTCTTCATGAGGGCCTGAGTCACAGAGTGACTGAGCATTTGACTCCTTGTTACAACAGAGGCTAGCTCAGTTTACCAACCACCAAGCCTTGACCAGCAGCTGTTCTTGTTCCTCTACTCCCCTAAATAAAaaacctaaaaataaaaaataaaaatccttggCTTTGTTCTTAACTACGAGGTAGTCCTGTAACGTTTTAGCAAACTGCAGGAGTCAGCGATCACACAAATGCAGTAGAATAGTTATGGACAGTCTGATGGATTGAGGATATGCTCCGATCATTATAATCCAAACCGTTTGGATGATCTGGTgatcaagaaaataaatcagtttgaaATGAGGAAATTAAATTATAGCATCAGAGAGATGTGAGACAACATGTCCCAAAATAAATTACTTGGACCATAGATGTATTTGCAAATCACTACAAATATCAATACCaaccatttttcattttcaagctgATGTGGCCACTTTGAACACAGTTATGTAATTTTGGTGGTGGCAGCACTTTGAGCACGTCTATACACGTCTAGGGCAGGACGTCTCGACATGATCCAGATTCACATTGGGTGCTGCTTTATATGTTCAATAAATGAAGGTGCAGTACGATGAAATGCAGATACTGAAGTTTGATACATTTCTTCAGTTTTaagatttgtctgaaaatccATCTGTCAAGACGCTGACCCAGCCTGAGTTTGGTCAGCCCTTTAAATACTCCATGC
This genomic interval from Paralichthys olivaceus isolate ysfri-2021 chromosome 7, ASM2471397v2, whole genome shotgun sequence contains the following:
- the LOC109624434 gene encoding troponin I, slow skeletal muscle-like encodes the protein MATVMLEKEKEEKKLEKEGALSKRVPSLQLSDLSLQDLQAVCKDLHHKIDVVDDERYDIEAKVVKNNKELENLALKIFELKGKMKRPALKRVKISADAMLGALLGSKVKESVDFKANLKTVKKEEEKKEEVTDWRKNVEAMSGMEGRKKLFNAGQ